A window from Onychostoma macrolepis isolate SWU-2019 chromosome 07, ASM1243209v1, whole genome shotgun sequence encodes these proteins:
- the LOC131543564 gene encoding E3 SUMO-protein ligase ZBED1-like, which translates to MEANYELLSSPDPADEATSELSALSVTPKDAVCELPDRFAAATRAVQELSSPPITAMEALNEPSFQPKSLRISSDMTDCELPVSLVSVNELSVCPVSTKESEYEQFGYPISVNVFNSQVSVCPVSTYESEFACSVVTNALDFDRTEKCKVFDCLATSSSSTSSSAAVTVNQPTPPASGPSKRQAQSPFTLAASGRMPEERVNECHLALTKFIVKGLHPFATVESNCFREMCKALNPKYTPPSRSYLSDTLIPSWYDVEKANVISELKDVPKLAITSDGWTSLCQDHYLTVTVHYTSQGSVKQKVLHTRAVYQSQTGEVVAEEISDILEEFEIEPSKIVAVTVDNAGNMDVAIKKLQILKIGCFAHTLNLAAQKIYKIASIDKWAARIRAVVVWFKRSSLSKTVLTEKQQLHGLPQHSLILDVKTRWNSLYLMIERFMEQYPAIQAAALDPRLRKAITKDNLDRLKDEDFHKAEEFVQLMRVLYTSTLCVSCEKNTTCGQIIPILQKLEEHFTMKDEDTMFVASIKEKVWENLSQRYQDDDIQAFLHEATVMDPRFKGRSVSDETWDRLRRKAIEANVRPTTGLSDEMTDTEHQEKEESEGEGEKMEETITPLHIKRSALEELFSEEDRELRLRIQKDNLSLTLSEHVDLEVERYKSLPPIPMAEDPVMWWWEKRADLPLLTTIATSYLCAQASSTPSERVFSTAGNTISQERSRLLPEKANMLIFLHKNG; encoded by the exons ATGGAGGCCAATTATGAACTATTGTCCAGTCCTGACCCAGCCGATGAGGCAACCTCTGAACTCTCAGCCTTGTCTGTCACACCCAAGGATgcggtctgtgaacttcctgACCGTTTTGCTGCGGCTACAAGGGCTGTTCAGGAACTCTCATCCCCACCTATCACTGCCATGGAAGCCTTAAATGAACCTTCT TTTCAACCAAAAAGCCTGAGAATAAGCAGTGATATGACTGATTGCGAACTTCCTGTCAGCCTAGTGTCTGTCaatgaactgtctgtctgtccagttTCAACCAAAGAGTCAGAGTATGAGCAGTTTGGTTATCCCATTTCTGTCAATGTGTTCAATTCTCAGGTGTCTGTCTGTCCGGTTTCAACCTATGAGTCTGAGTTTGCCTGTTCAGTTGTCACTAATGCTCTTGATTTTGACCGG ACAGAGAAATGCAAGGTTTTCGACTGCCTAGCTACTAGTTCATCATCCACCTCCTCCTCAG ctgCAGTTACAGTGAACCAACCCACTCCTCCTGCATCTGGTCCAAGCAAAAGACAAGCCCAAAGCCCCTTCACACTGGCAGCTAGTGGGAGGATGCCTGAGGAGAGAGTGAATGAGTGCCACTTAGCCTTGACCAAGTTCATAGTGAAAGGCCTACATCCCTTTGCAACAGTGGAGTCCAACTGTTTTAG gGAGATGTGCAAGGCACTCAACCCCAAATATACCCCTCCCTCCAGGAGTTATCTCAGTGACACATTAATTCCCTCCTGGTATGATGTTGAAAAGGCCAATGTGATCAGTGAGCTGAAGGATGTGCCAAAGCTGGCCATCACATCAGATGGGTGGACCAGcctctgtcaggaccactatcttACTGTTACAGTGCACTACACAAGCCAGGGCAGTGTAAAACAGAAGGTCCTCCACACCAGGGCAGTATACCAATCTCAAACTGGTGAAGTAGTGGCAGAGGAGATCTCTGACATTCTAGAAGAGTTTGAGATAGAGCCAAGCAAGATTGTAGCTGTGACTGTTGATAATGCTGGTAATATGGATGTTGCTATCAAGAAGCTACAGATCCTAAAAATAGGATGTTTTGCACATACATTGAATCTAGCAGCACAGAAAATCTACAAAATTGCTTCCATTGATAAATGGGCAGCCCGAATCAGAGCAGTGGTCGTGTGGTTCAAGAGGTCCTCCCTTTCCAAAACAGTGTTGACCGAAAAGCAGCAGCTCCATG gCCTTCCACAACATTCCCTGATCCTTGATGTCAAGACCAGATGGAACTCGCTCTACCTAATGATAGAGAGATTCATGGAGCAGTATCCAGCAATTCAAGCAGCAGCTTTGGACCCACGACTTCGAAAAGCAATCACCAAGGACAACCTGGACCGACTGAAGGATGAGGACTTCCATAAGGCTGAGGAGTTTGTCCAGCTCATGAGAGTCCTCTATACATCCACACTGTGTGTGTCATGTGAGAAAAATACTACATGTGGACAGATCATACCCATCCTTCAAAAACTGGAAGAGCATTTTACTATGAAGGATGAAGATACAATGTTTGTAGCATCCATCAAAGAGAAGGTGTGGGAGAACCTCTCCCAGCGCTATCAGGATGATGATATCCAAGCCTTCCTGCATGAGGCCACAGTAATGGACCCCAGATTCAAAGGGAGGTCAGTAAGTGATGAAACTTGGGACAGGCTGAGGAGGAAAGCTATTGAGGCCAATGTGAGACCAACAACAGGGTTGTCAGATGAGATGACAGACACAGAGCACCAGGAAAAGGAGGAATCCGAAGGAGAAGGTGAGAAAATGGAGGAGACCATAACTCCATTGCACATAAAAAGGAGTGCCTTAGAGGAGCTATTCTCAGAGGAGGACAGGGAGTTGAGGTTGAGGATCCAAAAGGACAACTTGTCCCTCACCCTCAGTGAACATGTTGACTTAGAGGTTGAACGCTACAAAAGCCTGCCTCCCATTCCCATGGCTGAAGACCCAGTGATGTGGTGGTGGGAGAAGAGAGCTGATCTGCCCCTCCTCACAACCATTGCAACAAGTTACCTCTGTGCTCAAGCCTCCTCCACCCCTAGTGAGAGGGTATTTTCAACCGCAGGGAACACAATAAGCCAAGAGAGGTCCCGACTTCTGCCAGAAAAGGCAAATATGTTGATTTTTCTCCATAAGAATGGTTAA